Proteins found in one Scardovia inopinata JCM 12537 genomic segment:
- a CDS encoding ABC transporter permease, giving the protein MVSAGAGNVVKEFLARNGALVGLILLCIILAISTPAFLTGANLLNVGIQASTIAILAFGETFAIVSAGIDLSVGAVAAFSSMVVAYTGSSMGLPAWLTILIGLAAGAGFGALSGMANAFLKLPSFIATLATMSIARGLTLVISDGRPINTSGLVNFFGSTLAGIPIPIITMIVMGIVAAVILNFTSMGRSVYAVGGNMEASRLSGIHVHKTQIMVFVLSGIFAAVAGLVIAGRLHSVQPQAANGYEMDAIASTVIGGASLSGGKGKISGTFVGAILLAVIRNGLNILNVSSFWQQVVIGLVIAVAVSIDTMRRKQDIH; this is encoded by the coding sequence ATGGTTTCGGCAGGGGCAGGTAATGTAGTCAAAGAATTTCTTGCCCGAAACGGGGCCCTGGTCGGTTTGATCCTGCTCTGCATTATCCTGGCTATATCAACCCCGGCCTTTCTGACCGGAGCCAACTTGCTCAATGTGGGAATTCAGGCATCGACCATAGCCATTCTGGCTTTTGGTGAAACCTTCGCCATTGTGTCTGCGGGTATTGATTTGTCTGTTGGAGCCGTTGCAGCCTTCTCCAGTATGGTTGTTGCATATACTGGTTCATCTATGGGACTGCCTGCCTGGCTGACCATTCTGATTGGTCTGGCTGCCGGCGCTGGTTTTGGAGCCTTATCCGGCATGGCCAATGCTTTTCTTAAACTTCCTTCCTTTATTGCTACCCTGGCAACTATGTCCATTGCTCGAGGCCTGACTCTGGTTATTTCCGATGGACGGCCCATCAACACCTCAGGTCTGGTCAATTTCTTTGGCAGTACTCTTGCTGGCATTCCCATTCCTATTATCACCATGATCGTCATGGGAATTGTGGCAGCAGTAATTCTCAATTTCACCAGCATGGGACGTTCCGTTTACGCGGTGGGTGGCAATATGGAAGCCTCGCGACTGTCTGGAATTCATGTCCACAAAACTCAGATTATGGTCTTTGTTCTTTCCGGTATTTTTGCTGCTGTTGCAGGTCTGGTAATTGCTGGCCGGTTGCACTCAGTGCAACCGCAGGCAGCCAATGGTTATGAGATGGATGCTATTGCTTCCACCGTGATTGGAGGTGCCTCTCTGTCTGGCGGAAAAGGAAAAATATCAGGAACTTTCGTTGGAGCAATTCTCTTGGCCGTTATTCGCAACGGGCTTAATATTCTCAATGTTTCTTCCTTCTGGCAGCAAGTGGTGATTGGTCTGGTAATTGCTGTTGCAGTCAGCATCGATACTATGCGCCGCAAGCAGGATATCCACTGA
- a CDS encoding vitamin K epoxide reductase family protein produces MVADLGKRTRETEPSPVRGRQGPVWTYLLMLLASLAALIVSFALSAETLQMARHPGQTLSCDLNAKVSCSTVAQSWQSEFISLAGLSFPNAFFGIAAESVFVTVAVIGLSRMVMPRWFALCTWLGSAAALLYSYWLFTQSLYVINALCPWCLGLMFATTIQFMTCSHATVTVQNLPSQGFLAAKLKTYYRLNIDLLVDAVWIIVLISLILLRDGSAIFG; encoded by the coding sequence ATGGTAGCAGATTTGGGAAAAAGAACAAGGGAAACCGAGCCGTCTCCTGTCAGAGGCCGTCAGGGACCAGTATGGACCTATCTGCTTATGCTCCTGGCTTCCCTGGCCGCCTTGATAGTCTCTTTTGCCCTCAGCGCAGAAACCCTGCAAATGGCTCGTCACCCCGGGCAGACCTTGTCATGCGATCTTAATGCAAAGGTCTCCTGTTCAACTGTTGCCCAGAGCTGGCAATCGGAATTTATCTCTCTGGCAGGGCTCAGCTTCCCCAACGCTTTCTTTGGAATCGCAGCCGAGTCTGTATTTGTGACCGTTGCCGTCATTGGCCTTTCGCGCATGGTAATGCCCCGGTGGTTTGCCCTCTGCACCTGGTTGGGCAGCGCAGCAGCCCTGCTTTACTCCTACTGGCTTTTCACTCAGTCACTCTATGTGATTAACGCCCTCTGCCCCTGGTGTCTAGGGCTCATGTTTGCCACTACCATTCAGTTTATGACCTGTTCTCATGCTACTGTCACTGTTCAAAATCTACCCTCCCAAGGATTCTTGGCAGCAAAGTTAAAAACTTACTATCGCCTGAATATTGATCTTCTGGTTGATGCGGTGTGGATTATCGTTCTTATATCTCTCATTCTCCTCCGGGATGGATCAGCAATTTTTGGCTAA
- a CDS encoding NADH:flavin oxidoreductase/NADH oxidase — MAKNKKKNNTTQKTQDSAHKVKKQGNQSAASSSPLLFEPLTLRSVTFRNRIWLPPMDMYSAFAQDGKPTSFHYQHYVSRALGGFGAILTEATAVSPEGRISPYDLGLWNDDQIGAWSWIVDGIKQSGAIPAIQLNHAGRKGSSGCSGLGYINASVPPEAGGWQTVGATDTPYNNNFAPSRGLSTQEIQQIVDAFKNAALRARTAGFDMVEIHGAHGYLISQFLDPLINNRTDEYGGSFTNRIRFALEVADAVRGVWPDDLPVIMRISATDWAEGGWDIYQSVELAKALKKHGIDMIDVSTGGMISGVTIPSRPNYQVPFAQEIRSKADLPVTTVGLITKPKQAEKILEEGRADVVEIGRAALRDPYWPLRAAAKLGLDKHQAPYPVQYVRGAYGTRR; from the coding sequence ATGGCAAAAAATAAAAAGAAAAACAATACTACCCAGAAAACACAGGACTCCGCTCACAAAGTCAAAAAACAAGGGAATCAGTCTGCTGCCTCCTCTTCCCCTCTCCTTTTTGAACCGCTGACCCTACGGTCCGTCACTTTCCGCAACAGGATCTGGCTGCCTCCCATGGACATGTACTCTGCCTTTGCCCAGGACGGAAAGCCCACCTCCTTCCATTACCAGCATTATGTTTCCAGGGCCCTGGGAGGATTTGGAGCTATTCTTACAGAAGCAACCGCGGTCAGTCCTGAAGGACGCATTTCACCTTATGACCTGGGTTTGTGGAACGATGATCAGATTGGAGCCTGGTCTTGGATTGTGGACGGAATCAAGCAGTCCGGCGCTATTCCCGCCATTCAGTTGAATCACGCTGGCAGGAAGGGCTCATCTGGCTGCTCTGGTTTGGGATACATCAATGCTTCCGTTCCACCTGAAGCAGGCGGCTGGCAGACCGTTGGCGCCACCGATACCCCGTACAATAATAATTTTGCCCCATCCCGGGGCTTGTCTACCCAAGAAATCCAACAGATAGTGGATGCTTTCAAAAATGCAGCCTTACGCGCCCGAACCGCTGGATTCGATATGGTAGAAATTCACGGGGCCCATGGTTATCTGATTTCCCAGTTCCTGGATCCTTTAATTAACAACAGAACTGATGAATATGGAGGAAGCTTTACCAATCGAATCCGTTTTGCCTTGGAAGTGGCCGATGCAGTTCGAGGAGTGTGGCCGGATGATTTGCCGGTGATCATGCGAATTTCAGCAACCGATTGGGCCGAAGGCGGCTGGGACATTTACCAGAGTGTTGAACTGGCTAAAGCCCTGAAAAAGCATGGGATAGATATGATCGACGTTTCGACTGGTGGGATGATTTCCGGTGTCACCATTCCCTCCCGGCCAAACTATCAGGTACCCTTTGCCCAGGAAATCAGATCCAAAGCCGACTTGCCTGTAACAACAGTAGGTCTGATTACCAAGCCAAAGCAGGCCGAAAAAATTTTGGAAGAGGGCAGGGCTGATGTGGTGGAAATCGGCCGGGCCGCCCTCAGAGATCCATACTGGCCTCTACGGGCGGCAGCTAAGTTAGGCTTAGATAAGCATCAAGCCCCCTACCCGGTTCAATATGTGCGGGGAGCCTACGGTACCAGGAGATAA
- a CDS encoding sugar ABC transporter ATP-binding protein gives MTYISLKGVSKVFGSTTVVDKVSLTVEPGQVHVLLGENGAGKSTIIKMMSGIYQPDGGRIEVNGKPTVIPDVNAARGLGIAVIHQELNLVPELSIMENLFLGHLPQKGGFIDRKTMKQQAQKAIELIGLSEDVTRPMGELGVARQQMVEIAKALMQNASVLILDEPTAALTRKECEQLFSIMDELKKRKVAMVFISHHLDEIQRVGDVVTVLRDGHYVDTVPADTPEPELVRLMVGRHIENQYPHTNHVPGDVLLKVDGLTRNGAMDHVTFELHAGEVVGLAGLVGAGRTEVIRAIFGADTYDSGSVLVRGKKLPKADISASIRSGLGLVPEDRRTQGLLLEASVADNLGLATLLPTSHWGFADLKGQRKRENKVADQLNIRMTTIDQTVGSLSGGNQQKVVFGKWTTAQVKILLLDEPTRGVDVGARVEIYQLIDDVVAQGGAVLMASSDLPEVLGVSDRILVMSNGKLSGQMPAQEASQEKVMALAVSHMDED, from the coding sequence ATGACATATATTTCTCTTAAGGGAGTGTCAAAAGTATTTGGAAGCACCACGGTTGTGGATAAGGTTTCCCTGACCGTGGAGCCGGGGCAGGTCCATGTGCTCCTGGGGGAGAACGGTGCCGGAAAATCAACCATTATTAAGATGATGAGCGGCATCTATCAGCCTGATGGCGGACGGATAGAAGTTAATGGTAAACCGACTGTTATCCCCGATGTAAATGCTGCACGAGGATTGGGGATTGCTGTTATCCATCAAGAGCTGAATCTGGTACCGGAACTATCCATCATGGAAAATCTTTTCCTAGGGCATCTGCCTCAAAAGGGAGGATTTATTGACCGGAAAACCATGAAGCAGCAAGCGCAAAAGGCTATCGAGCTGATTGGTCTTAGCGAAGATGTTACCCGTCCTATGGGCGAATTGGGTGTTGCCCGCCAGCAAATGGTGGAGATTGCCAAGGCCCTCATGCAAAATGCATCAGTCCTTATTTTGGACGAGCCTACAGCGGCTTTGACCCGCAAGGAATGTGAACAGCTTTTTTCTATCATGGATGAGCTGAAGAAGCGCAAAGTAGCCATGGTTTTTATTTCCCATCATCTTGATGAGATTCAGCGGGTGGGAGATGTAGTGACCGTTCTTCGTGACGGGCATTATGTGGACACGGTTCCTGCTGATACCCCTGAACCTGAACTGGTCAGGCTCATGGTTGGTAGGCATATTGAGAATCAGTATCCGCATACAAACCATGTTCCCGGAGATGTCCTTCTTAAAGTAGATGGGCTGACCCGCAATGGAGCTATGGACCATGTTACTTTTGAACTTCATGCTGGTGAAGTGGTTGGTCTTGCTGGTCTGGTCGGTGCGGGCCGTACTGAGGTAATTCGAGCAATTTTTGGTGCGGACACTTATGATTCCGGTTCTGTGCTAGTCAGAGGAAAGAAGCTTCCCAAGGCTGATATTTCCGCCAGTATTCGCTCTGGATTGGGCCTGGTACCGGAGGACCGGCGTACTCAAGGCCTGCTTTTGGAAGCATCGGTTGCCGATAATCTTGGTTTGGCAACACTTTTGCCGACTTCTCACTGGGGTTTTGCTGACCTAAAAGGTCAGCGTAAACGAGAGAATAAGGTGGCTGATCAGCTAAATATACGCATGACAACGATTGATCAGACCGTCGGTTCCCTGTCCGGGGGAAACCAACAGAAGGTTGTTTTTGGAAAATGGACTACAGCCCAGGTGAAAATTCTCCTTCTTGATGAACCTACAAGGGGAGTCGATGTGGGAGCCAGGGTGGAAATCTACCAGCTAATTGACGACGTTGTTGCCCAAGGTGGAGCTGTTCTCATGGCTTCCTCAGATTTACCTGAAGTTTTGGGAGTGTCAGATCGGATCCTGGTCATGAGCAATGGAAAGCTCAGCGGACAGATGCCAGCTCAGGAAGCCAGCCAGGAAAAAGTCATGGCTTTAGCCGTTTCTCATATGGATGAAGATTAG
- the rbsD gene encoding D-ribose pyranase, whose protein sequence is MLTHGILNAQLAADLAGLRHKDRFVISDCGLPDPPGIEVVDLALVFGVPRFEDVLDALKDNLTLESALMACEVEGHAPERWVRDRFDLPVSFVPHDGPHGFKAAVEGVKFIVRTGETTSFANVIFQCGVPF, encoded by the coding sequence GTGCTGACACATGGGATTTTGAATGCTCAGTTGGCTGCAGATCTGGCTGGGCTGCGTCATAAGGATCGTTTTGTTATCAGCGATTGCGGGCTGCCGGACCCCCCAGGCATCGAAGTTGTAGATCTGGCGCTGGTCTTTGGTGTTCCCCGCTTTGAGGATGTTCTAGATGCTTTGAAGGACAATCTTACTTTGGAAAGTGCTCTCATGGCTTGTGAAGTAGAAGGGCATGCTCCTGAACGCTGGGTCAGAGACCGGTTTGATCTTCCGGTTTCCTTTGTTCCTCACGACGGTCCTCATGGTTTCAAAGCGGCAGTCGAAGGGGTAAAATTTATTGTGAGAACAGGCGAAACAACTTCATTCGCGAACGTCATTTTCCAATGTGGTGTACCCTTTTAA
- a CDS encoding LacI family DNA-binding transcriptional regulator encodes MAYVTIRDIALRSGTSVSTVSRALNNTGRIAPVTKSRIEKAARELGYIPDSRAKAMRSTKTGLAGLLVPDIRNPYFADLAYAIQDTLFNAGYCTSIGTSSEDSAQQDAYIVSMLSQHIDGMIIVPRGGRTAALESLVTMEIPTVFVDRHVSGMPQIPVVDSDPLPGLQAALGDFQAHGYKKIGYISGPILDSPTLQEREYTFRTLAGALFGEENVFVESTSFSHTSCLPVLRRMRQSGVNAFIFGYSQDAIQAISIFGSQGATIGGDISLVSFDDLELFQLLTPKISVVSQQVQKIGSLGAQIFLNLVEGGEQPDSQRVETVYFPRQSVGCAAQDK; translated from the coding sequence ATGGCATACGTAACGATTCGCGATATAGCGCTGCGGTCAGGCACATCGGTTTCCACCGTGTCTCGTGCCTTGAACAATACTGGCAGGATTGCACCGGTGACCAAAAGCCGTATCGAGAAAGCAGCCAGAGAGCTGGGATACATTCCTGATTCTCGAGCTAAAGCTATGAGGTCAACAAAAACAGGCCTGGCTGGCCTGCTGGTACCGGATATCCGCAACCCTTACTTCGCAGATCTTGCGTATGCAATTCAAGACACACTGTTTAATGCAGGTTATTGCACGTCAATTGGCACTTCTTCAGAAGACAGTGCCCAGCAGGATGCCTACATTGTAAGCATGCTGTCACAGCATATTGACGGAATGATCATTGTTCCCAGGGGCGGCAGAACAGCCGCCTTGGAGTCGCTGGTAACCATGGAGATTCCTACAGTTTTTGTAGACAGGCACGTGAGCGGAATGCCCCAAATTCCTGTGGTGGATTCCGATCCTCTTCCTGGCCTTCAGGCAGCCCTTGGCGACTTTCAGGCGCATGGATATAAGAAAATTGGATATATATCCGGCCCTATTCTGGATTCGCCAACCCTGCAGGAAAGGGAGTATACCTTCCGCACTCTTGCCGGGGCTCTCTTTGGCGAGGAAAACGTGTTCGTAGAATCAACCAGCTTCAGCCACACCTCCTGCTTACCGGTTTTGCGCCGGATGAGACAGTCAGGGGTGAATGCTTTTATTTTTGGGTATTCGCAGGATGCTATTCAGGCTATATCTATCTTCGGGAGCCAAGGGGCAACTATCGGCGGCGATATTTCCCTGGTCTCTTTTGATGATCTGGAACTTTTCCAGCTGCTGACCCCCAAAATTTCGGTTGTTTCTCAGCAGGTTCAAAAAATTGGTTCTTTAGGGGCACAGATTTTTCTGAACCTGGTGGAAGGAGGCGAGCAGCCTGACTCTCAGCGGGTTGAAACTGTATATTTTCCCCGCCAGTCAGTTGGCTGCGCCGCCCAGGACAAATAA
- a CDS encoding ribokinase, which produces MVTAQEHSRIKDLLGRIVSGTRRVCVMGSANVDYTVTTEELPLPGQTVNGGPLQILPGGKSANQAASAGRIGARVSMLGMVGQDDNADFLLRKLSEAHVDTSHMGSAPGPSGSTVITVDSHGENTIVYSAGSNAQVSPDYVQANQSVLQEAAVLGLCLESPLEAVMASATICHNRGIPVLLNDSPFLADLPRELIGQTDILLVNEHELADLLRIEPELVAVDEQVADGFGRFHDQWEQIRSSLAAFGYQTAIVTLGSHGAVVLNGSQATYIRPVHVQAVDTTGCGDSFMGTILSGIAAGLSLTDSAYLASYVAAYAATGIGAQASYGSSQQILNFYFPVTEKS; this is translated from the coding sequence ATGGTTACTGCACAAGAGCACAGTCGTATCAAGGATCTTCTGGGCAGGATCGTCTCAGGCACCAGAAGAGTATGCGTCATGGGATCAGCCAATGTGGACTATACGGTGACCACAGAGGAGTTGCCGTTGCCGGGGCAGACCGTAAACGGCGGACCGCTGCAGATTCTTCCCGGAGGAAAATCAGCTAATCAGGCGGCCTCGGCTGGTCGTATAGGAGCCCGAGTTTCTATGCTGGGGATGGTCGGACAGGATGACAATGCAGATTTCCTGTTGCGAAAGCTATCTGAGGCACATGTTGATACCTCTCATATGGGTTCGGCCCCTGGGCCCAGTGGTTCTACTGTCATAACGGTAGACAGCCACGGGGAGAACACCATTGTCTATTCAGCCGGGTCCAATGCCCAGGTTTCCCCGGATTATGTCCAAGCCAACCAGTCGGTCCTGCAAGAGGCTGCAGTCCTAGGCCTGTGTCTAGAAAGTCCTCTGGAGGCAGTTATGGCCAGCGCAACAATCTGCCATAATCGGGGAATTCCTGTTTTGCTGAATGATTCGCCCTTTTTGGCAGATCTTCCCCGGGAACTGATTGGTCAAACCGATATTCTTTTAGTCAATGAGCATGAATTGGCAGATTTGCTTAGGATAGAACCGGAACTTGTAGCCGTTGACGAACAAGTCGCTGATGGTTTTGGCCGATTCCATGATCAATGGGAGCAAATCCGCAGCAGCCTGGCCGCTTTTGGGTACCAGACAGCTATTGTAACCTTGGGAAGCCATGGGGCAGTTGTTCTCAATGGCAGTCAGGCAACTTATATTCGTCCTGTTCATGTTCAGGCTGTGGATACTACTGGCTGCGGGGACAGCTTTATGGGCACTATTTTATCTGGGATTGCTGCTGGTCTGTCCTTAACCGACAGTGCCTATCTGGCTTCATATGTTGCTGCTTATGCTGCTACCG
- a CDS encoding PHP domain-containing protein, with translation MTQHEWDLHCHTVYSDGTCTPQELISQAQQKGLAGVAITDHDTTSSWQPAKAASLSDKYPLIRGTEITAEAGKTSVHVLAYLYDCEDKAALELFARTRQARLERTHEMVDRISRDYPISWESVQAQVKNGAETTIGRPHIADALVAAGVYPDRSSAFAGIINARSPYYIPVYSPDVDTVVSTMKAAGGVVVIAHPGAVSRNRVLLSDAAIKHLTDLGLDGLEVWHRDNPPDQKGRLMALARRLELLITGGSDWHGAGKPNRLGENVTDQGTVEEIISRGKIRLLP, from the coding sequence ATGACTCAACATGAGTGGGATCTTCATTGTCATACTGTTTATTCTGATGGAACTTGCACTCCGCAGGAGTTGATAAGTCAGGCCCAGCAGAAAGGGCTGGCTGGAGTAGCAATTACTGATCATGATACGACTTCCAGTTGGCAGCCGGCCAAGGCTGCATCTTTGTCGGACAAGTACCCCCTGATTCGGGGAACAGAAATTACGGCAGAAGCAGGGAAAACTAGTGTTCACGTTCTGGCTTACCTCTATGACTGTGAAGATAAGGCCGCTCTGGAGCTTTTTGCCCGCACCCGGCAGGCTCGATTGGAAAGAACCCATGAGATGGTTGACCGGATTTCGCGTGATTATCCCATTAGTTGGGAGAGTGTTCAGGCCCAGGTCAAAAATGGGGCTGAGACCACTATTGGTCGTCCTCATATTGCCGATGCTCTGGTTGCCGCTGGCGTCTATCCTGATCGATCTTCTGCCTTTGCCGGCATTATTAATGCTCGCAGTCCTTACTACATTCCGGTTTATTCTCCGGATGTAGACACGGTTGTGTCTACCATGAAAGCTGCCGGCGGTGTGGTCGTTATCGCCCATCCAGGGGCAGTATCCCGTAACCGGGTTCTCCTGTCCGATGCAGCAATCAAACATCTCACCGATTTGGGTCTGGATGGTCTGGAAGTATGGCATAGGGACAATCCGCCTGATCAGAAGGGCAGATTGATGGCTCTGGCTCGACGTCTGGAACTACTGATTACCGGGGGATCTGACTGGCATGGAGCAGGCAAGCCCAATCGTTTGGGGGAGAATGTGACCGATCAGGGAACGGTAGAAGAAATTATCAGCCGCGGTAAAATCCGCTTGCTGCCCTGA
- a CDS encoding D-ribose ABC transporter substrate-binding protein — MITLGMKKLIRTSLSLVCAIAVAIGVGACGASSSSGSDKVAILISTLNNPFFVDLRDGAQQEAKKLGINLQVSDAQNDSTTQQNQAQNAQSQGVKAVIINPVDSDAAAPAVASLLSSSVPVISVDRSVTGEDVNAHIASDNVAGGAQAARELAKGLGDKGKVIILQGTPGAASTRDRGKGFKDEIKKHPGIKVVAEQTANFDRAEALNVTSNLLQSHSDVAGIYAENDEMALGAIQALGSQAGKKVKVFGFDGTADGLKAVKKGTLMGTIAQQPKELGKRAVDAAYNLIKGKRVPKIQSIAVKTVIKDNVAKFD, encoded by the coding sequence ATGATTACTTTAGGAATGAAAAAACTCATCCGTACCAGTTTGTCTTTGGTCTGTGCGATTGCTGTTGCCATAGGAGTCGGTGCTTGTGGGGCATCGTCATCATCGGGGTCAGATAAGGTAGCTATTCTCATCTCAACCCTGAATAATCCCTTCTTCGTTGATCTGCGGGATGGTGCACAGCAGGAGGCAAAGAAACTAGGCATTAATCTGCAGGTATCAGATGCTCAGAATGATTCTACTACCCAGCAGAATCAGGCCCAGAACGCCCAATCGCAGGGAGTGAAAGCTGTCATCATTAACCCGGTGGATTCTGATGCTGCCGCTCCTGCGGTTGCTTCTCTGTTAAGCTCATCTGTCCCAGTTATTAGTGTGGATAGATCGGTTACTGGGGAGGATGTAAATGCTCATATTGCTTCGGATAATGTAGCTGGAGGTGCACAGGCCGCCCGAGAGTTGGCTAAGGGTCTGGGAGACAAAGGTAAGGTTATTATTTTGCAAGGAACTCCAGGAGCTGCCTCTACCCGTGACCGCGGCAAGGGATTCAAGGACGAAATCAAAAAGCATCCTGGCATTAAGGTTGTAGCAGAGCAGACAGCCAACTTCGATCGTGCCGAAGCTTTGAATGTAACCTCCAATCTTCTGCAGTCGCATTCCGATGTTGCTGGAATATATGCAGAAAATGATGAAATGGCTCTTGGCGCCATTCAAGCTTTGGGGTCTCAGGCGGGCAAGAAGGTCAAGGTCTTCGGATTTGATGGCACTGCTGATGGTCTAAAGGCTGTGAAGAAGGGAACTTTAATGGGAACCATTGCTCAGCAGCCAAAAGAGTTAGGCAAGAGGGCAGTTGATGCTGCCTATAATCTGATTAAGGGGAAGAGGGTGCCCAAGATTCAGTCGATTGCTGTGAAGACGGTCATCAAAGATAATGTAGCCAAATTTGACTAA
- a CDS encoding ATP-binding cassette domain-containing protein: MALRYASPWKIGLYLLLSLAESLQVVFVAFIFQQFIDFAQKPRGSLLTLTGFAVLGLLIFGGIGIAYQYCKADIIATVNIRIKDISADYLVRSQHNDLGLNVSFMTNDLKQIEINRVTSELDIIFNAIQFLAAIISAFLGSVVLSLIFLVLSLVPGVLQNIFGPRIEKESSAWESENRKYTETVTDTVSGAAIARLYDTEFALISRLGQAARLMEQALKRTNCMKETASEVTKAVAYVCSMIIPFGVGIYFVTQGNITLGTFMMIAQLANTFINPVVSIFSQINDIRSSAPMWNKLTQVVSASKSFQLQRKLTKTDKAGKGRKNTSLDGSQKEPAAFSSLALTDGGIQLGGKQILQHVNLTVTAGEKILLEAPSGWGKSTLLNVLIGNYALNQGSYTIDGVTMNGQWQAAHRFFSFIQQKPFIINDTILYNITLGRKLPEERLLSIARQAGLLDLVQDKGWDYKVGINGCNLSGGQNQRIEIARALVEKRPILIADEATSALDPQLSQQIHETILTGFPGTVIEVAHKISDRERAMFTRVIELDKAEQA; encoded by the coding sequence ATGGCATTACGTTATGCATCACCCTGGAAGATTGGCTTGTATCTTCTGCTTTCACTGGCGGAATCCCTGCAGGTTGTTTTTGTAGCCTTTATCTTTCAGCAATTTATTGATTTTGCACAAAAACCGCGGGGAAGCCTGCTGACTCTGACCGGTTTCGCAGTACTGGGTTTGCTTATTTTTGGCGGAATTGGAATTGCTTATCAATATTGTAAAGCTGATATTATTGCTACGGTTAATATTCGTATAAAAGATATAAGTGCAGACTATCTGGTTCGATCGCAGCACAATGACCTCGGCCTGAATGTGTCATTCATGACGAATGATCTCAAGCAAATAGAGATAAACAGGGTTACGTCTGAACTTGACATCATTTTCAATGCTATCCAATTCCTCGCCGCAATCATTTCAGCATTTCTGGGATCTGTTGTTCTTTCCCTTATTTTTCTTGTGCTCTCTTTAGTTCCAGGAGTACTGCAAAATATTTTCGGGCCGCGCATTGAAAAGGAATCATCAGCCTGGGAAAGTGAGAACAGAAAATATACAGAAACCGTGACCGATACAGTATCGGGAGCTGCCATTGCTCGTCTATATGATACTGAATTTGCCTTAATCTCCCGGCTGGGGCAGGCTGCCCGACTGATGGAACAGGCCTTAAAGAGAACGAATTGTATGAAGGAAACCGCTTCAGAAGTTACCAAAGCAGTAGCTTATGTGTGCAGTATGATTATTCCTTTTGGCGTCGGTATTTATTTTGTTACCCAGGGGAATATTACTCTGGGAACATTCATGATGATCGCTCAGCTGGCGAACACCTTTATCAACCCGGTGGTATCAATTTTTAGCCAGATAAATGATATCCGCAGCTCTGCCCCTATGTGGAATAAATTGACACAGGTTGTTTCAGCAAGCAAATCCTTTCAACTCCAAAGAAAACTGACGAAAACCGACAAAGCTGGCAAGGGAAGAAAAAATACATCCCTGGATGGAAGTCAGAAAGAACCAGCTGCGTTTTCCTCCTTGGCTCTTACTGATGGTGGTATCCAGCTGGGTGGAAAACAAATCCTGCAGCATGTTAATCTTACTGTTACAGCTGGGGAGAAGATCCTGCTGGAAGCACCATCTGGCTGGGGAAAATCGACTTTGCTGAATGTGCTGATTGGAAACTATGCCCTGAACCAGGGATCATACACTATAGATGGCGTTACGATGAACGGACAATGGCAGGCTGCCCATAGATTTTTCTCTTTTATACAGCAAAAGCCGTTTATTATTAACGACACTATTCTTTACAACATTACCCTGGGAAGAAAGCTCCCTGAAGAGAGACTTCTTTCCATTGCCCGTCAAGCAGGTCTGCTTGATTTAGTCCAGGATAAAGGTTGGGACTATAAGGTAGGTATCAATGGATGCAACCTATCTGGAGGACAGAATCAAAGAATAGAAATAGCCCGGGCCTTGGTGGAGAAACGCCCCATTCTCATCGCGGATGAGGCAACATCGGCTCTCGACCCCCAGTTATCGCAGCAAATCCACGAGACTATTCTTACCGGCTTTCCCGGAACTGTTATTGAGGTTGCTCACAAAATCTCAGACAGGGAAAGGGCCATGTTTACCAGAGTCATCGAGCTGGATAAGGCAGAGCAAGCCTAG